From Vitis vinifera cultivar Pinot Noir 40024 chromosome 14, ASM3070453v1, a single genomic window includes:
- the GER1 gene encoding germin-like protein 1 (The RefSeq protein has 1 substitution compared to this genomic sequence) — MALASSFASASDPSPLQDTCVAIDEPKNAVFVNGKFCKNPNLTVAEDFFSKGLNIPGNTSNLVGSSVTTVNVDVIPGLNTLGISLVRIDYAPYGQNPPHTHPRATEILTVLEGTLLVGFVTSNPQNRLFSKVLNKGDVFVFPIGLIHFQFNIGHMNAVAIAGLSSQNPGVITIANAVFGSNPPINPDFLAKAFQLDKKVGEFLQARF; from the exons ATGGCATTGGCTTCATCTTTTGCCTCTGCCTCTGATCCAAGCCCACTGCAGGACACTTGTGTTGCCATTGATGAACCCAAGAATGCTG TGTTTGTAAATGGAAAGTTCTGCAAGAACCCAAACCTGACCGTCGCCGAGGATTTCTTCTCTAAAGGGCTGAATATTCCAGGAAACACATCAAATCTAGTGGGCTCAAGTGTCACTACAGTAAATGTTGATGTGATACCAGGACTGAACACTCTTGGGATATCACTGGTTCGTATCGATTATGCACCCTATGGTCAAAACCCTCCTCACACTCACCCTCGTGCCACTGAGATCCTCACTGTCTTGGAGGGAACTCTCTTAGTTGGCTTTGTCACATCCAACCCTCAAAACCGCCTCTTTAGCAAAGTCCTCAACAAGGGTGATGTTTTTGTGTTCCCTATTGGTCTCATTCACTTCCAATTCAATATTGGGCACATGAATGCAGTAGCCATTGCTGGTCTGAGCAGCCAAAATCCAGGTGtaatcaccatagccaatgcaGTGTTTGGATCCAATCCACCAATCAATCCTGATTTCCTGGCAAAGGCCTTCCAGTTGGACAAGAAGGTGGTTGAATTCCTTCAAGCACGATTCTAG
- the LOC100256198 gene encoding germin-like protein subfamily 1 member 7 produces the protein MKKGVSFLVAVALMALASSLAAAFDPSPLQDTCVAIPEPENAVFVNGKFCKNPNLTVAEDFFFQGLNIPGNTANRVGSNVTTVNVDAIPGLNTLGISLVRIDYAPYGQNPPHTHPRATEILTVLEGTLLVGFVTSNPQNRLFSKVLNKGDVFVFPIGLIHFQFNIGHTNAVAIAGLNSQNPGVITIADAVFGSNPPINPDFLARAFQLDKKVVEYLQARF, from the exons ATGAAGAAAGGTGTCAGTTTCCTGGTTGCTGTTGCCCTCATGGCATTGGCTTCCTCTCTTGCCGCTGCCTTTGATCCTAGCCCACTTCAGGACACTTGTGTTGCCATTCCTGAACCCGAGAATGCTg TATTTGTAAATGGAAAGTTCTGCAAGAACCCAAACCTGACTGTGGCCGAGGATTTCTTCTTTCAAGGGCTGAATATTCCAGGAAACACAGCAAATCGAGTGGGCTCAAATGTCACTACAGTAAATGTTGATGCAATACCAGGACTTAACACTCTTGGGATATCACTGGTTCGTATCGATTATGCACCCTATGGTCAAAACCCTCCTCACACTCACCCTCGTGCCACTGAGATCCTCACTGTCTTGGAGGGAACACTCTTAGTTGGCTTTGTCACATCCAACCCTCAAAACCGCCTCTTTAGCAAAGTCCTCAACAAGGGGGATGTTTTTGTGTTCCCTATAGGTCTCATTCACTTCCAATTCAACATTGGGCACACTAATGCAGTAGCCATTGCTGGTCTGAACAGCCAAAATCCAGGTGTAATCACCATAGCCGATGCAGTGTTTGGATCAAATCCACCCATCAATCCTGATTTCCTTGCCAGGGCCTTCCAGTTGGACAAGAAAGTGGTTGAATACCTTCAAGCACGATTCTAG
- the LOC100261293 gene encoding germin-like protein subfamily 1 member 7, with product MKKGVSFLVAVALMALASSLAAAFDPSPLQDTCVAIPEPKNAVFVNGKFCKNPNLTVAEDFFFQGLNIPGNTANLVGSNVNTVNVDAIPGLNTLGISLVRIDYAPYGQNPPHTHPRATEILTVLEGTLLVGFVTSNPQNRLISKVLNKGDVFVFPIGLIHFQFNIGHINAVAIAGLNSQNPGVITIANAVFGSNPPINPDFLARAFQLDKKVVKYLQARF from the exons ATGAAGAAAGGTGTCAGTTTCCTGGTTGCTGTTGCCCTCATGGCATTGGCTTCCTCTCTTGCCGCTGCCTTTGATCCAAGCCCACTGCAGGACACTTGTGTTGCCATTCCTGAACCCAAGAATGCTg TATTTGTAAATGGAAAGTTCTGCAAGAACCCAAACCTGACTGTGGCCGAGGATTTCTTCTTTCAAGGGCTGAATATTCCAGGAAACACAGCAAATCTAGTGGGCTCAAATGTCAATACAGTAAATGTTGATGCAATACCAGGGCTTAACACTCTTGGGATATCACTGGTTCGTATAGATTATGCACCCTATGGTCAAAACCCTCCTCACACTCACCCTCGTGCCACTGAGATCCTCACCGTCTTGGAGGGAACACTCTTAGTTGGCTTTGTCACATCCAACCCTCAAAACCGCCTCATTAGCAAAGTTCTAAACAAGGGGGATGTTTTTGTGTTCCCTATTGGTCTCATTCACTTCCAATTCAACATTGGGCACATTAATGCAGTAGCCATTGCTGGTCTGAACAGCCAAAATCCAGGTGtaatcaccatagccaatgcaGTATTTGGATCAAATCCACCCATCAATCCTGATTTCCTGGCAAGGGCCTTCCAGTTGGACAAGAAGGTGGTCAAATACCTTCAAGCACGATTCTAG